The Stigmatopora argus isolate UIUO_Sarg chromosome 16, RoL_Sarg_1.0, whole genome shotgun sequence genome has a window encoding:
- the LOC144091149 gene encoding bone morphogenetic protein 6-like — MSIAVIATMALICSPVVVAFVLQPPEQKGESPQDSINRCHGDSLESIRKDLLAGLNLQAEPRLPEGNKKQWSGTAERLQAVAVPSGYSSDNGQDTQEDYTQTCEVSMTDLGWGNWMIYPERLTLVHCGHDASCRTQRLNPPKHDDSEVQTLCCQPTAHEVVPIMYMDESNTVVITSVRMIRRCGCPAGRQTRED, encoded by the exons ATGTCCATTGCCGTCATCGCCACAATGGCATTGATATGCTCCCCTGTGGTGGTTGCATTTGTCCTGCAGCCTCCCGAGCAAAAAGGTGAAAGTCCACAAGACTCCATTAACAG ATGCCACGGAGACTCCCTCGAGTCCATCCGCAAGGACCTCCTGGCCGGCCTAAACCTGCAGGCAGAGCCGCGGCTGCCAGAGGGAAACAAGAAGCAGTGGAGTGGAACTGCCGAGCGGCTGCAGGCCGTGGCAG TTCCATCCGGCTATTCCTCCGACAATGGGCAGGACACCCAAGAAGACTACACCCAAACCTGTGAAGTTTCCATGACAG ATCTGGGTTGGGGCAACTGGATGATCTACCCCGAGCGTCTCACCCTGGTGCACTGTGGCCACGACGCATCTTGCAGGACCCAACGGCTCAACCCCCCAAAGCACGATGACTCCGAG GTCCAGACACTTTGTTGCCAGCCAACCGCCCACGAAGTGGTGCCCATAATGTACATGGATGAATCCAACACGGTGGTCATCACCTCCGTGAGGATGATCCGCCGCTGCGGCTGCCCGGCTGGCCGTCAGACTCGCGAGGACTAA